DNA sequence from the Pogoniulus pusillus isolate bPogPus1 chromosome 7, bPogPus1.pri, whole genome shotgun sequence genome:
CCCATTGACACTGTAACTCCATAAACTGCTCTCTCTTGCTTTAGGAAGCAGAGACTGAAACCCTAAACTTCAGTGCAAGTTCACGGAAATGTTACCATCTAACTCAACAGAACCAGGAATTTACCCTGCAAATAGAAAGGACTTTTATTATTACTGACACTTACTACGACAAAGCCCACCGAACCTTTCAACCTTCTGCAACAAATGGAGGTTAAACTTGGGCCCACTGCAATTCTGAGCACCCTTCTAATTCTTGTTGAAAATACAGCAGATGTGCAGATTAACAGGTAATACTTCTGGCACTGTTCTCTGAGACATGCTATCTCATGAAATAACAAATTGTATAGCTGTCAACATTTAGTCTTTTCTACCTGTCCAGTAGTAAAATTTAGTCACAAAACCACCCTTACGTAACAATTCCAAATACAGACCTACTACATCCTCCCTTTTCACTTCCCTCAGAAACTCAAGACAGCATGATGGAAATAATATCCCAGTATTCACTTCAAATGCAGATAGTTGGGTATTAGTATTAGTGTCACCTTCCTTAATTGGCAGCATCAGGTTCAAAATAACCATTAACAGAAACAAAGAAGGGATCAGCCACATCAGAGCCCTTTCTAAGGATACACTGAGGGCACTGGTATCTGCTTGGTCGAAGCTCTGTCATAGTCTCGCACCAAGTCGTTGGTGGTGTGATAATGCATGGCAAGGCAGGGTTTGGCAAACACGAAAGCTGAGTTTGCCGGCTGTAGGCTGTTGGGGGTGCTGACTTCCTGGGAAGGGCTGCTGTTATAGATACTGTAATAGGGCTCGATTCGGGTGTTCATGGgggtggagctgctctgtgcataGTGCTGGTGCCCATCAGAGGCCTTAGGACTCAGCACGCTTTCCTTGGAGTGACTAGGACCACAAGCTTGGTCCACAAACTTTTTCTGAGGTTTTGGAGACAACATGTAGGCTGAATTTGTCTCATGGTGGGATGACTTGTTCCTATTGACTTCCAGGCTGCCTTTGCCCACGGCCCGAAGCCTTGTcttctgcttgcagcagaaaaaGACGAGTGCTACATACTGCAGGCACCAGAGGAGCCGCCTCCGGAGCCCCACACTGTTGCGGGAATATATAAAAGGATTTAATCCAGATTTGAAAAAAATGAGAGTAAACCCACACAGCTCAAATTGGTAGAGAACAAAGCCACCGCTGCTGGACAGCATGTCCTGCACCAGAGAAATGCCCAAGGGCAGGCAGCAAACCAATACCGACAGCACGATGATGATGCAtgtcaccactgccctggtgtCTTTGGCTGCGGACAGGTTGACTGCTGACACTAGCTTCAGCCGGCCAGCAGTAGTGGCCAGTGGCTGGCCGAGATGCTTTGCATAGCCATGCATCTGGACGTCCTGTGGCTTGCTGTAGCTCTGGTTCCTGtacaaggcaggcacagagctctgcatgCCCTCCCTGGCCATGGTGGCCAGGGGTTCCACGAAGGGCTGTGGTCTGCAGGCGTCTACAGCCACCACAGGTGGACATTTCCTCACCTGGGCATTCCTCCGCAGTGCTTGAGCGATCATGACATAGGAGACAGACACCACGGCCACACAGCAGATGAAGTCGGTGACATAAAGGTAGAGGATGATCTTCCCCTCGTCGCTGGCAAAGCTGGACATGGGCAAGCAGAGGCGGGAGCCACGAGTTTTGAGTGTGGCCAAGGTGGCCAAGGTGAAACTGGTAGCCCATAGGAGCAGGGTGAGGAGAAGGGTGCAAGGGAAAGAGGCTGCGCAGTGTGGCTGCTTCCCCAGCACCATGCGCAGCCGGTGCAGGGCGATGACCGCCACTGTCTTGAGAGACATGATGATGAAGCCGGAGCTGGTGAGGTGGAAAGTGAAGCAGAAGGCACCCGGGGCGCCTCGGGTCAAGTCAAAGAAGAGGACAAAAGCAAACATAGGGGCGGCCACCCCACAGATGAAGAGATCGCAGAAAGAGAGATTGAGGATCATGAAGTCGAAGTTGGTCCTGAATTTCCTGAGGGCGGGGTCGAAGAAGGACAGGAGGACGATGAGGTTGCCGTAGGAACCCAGGCAGAAGATGAGGGCCAGCAGGGTGACGCAGGCCGCCAGCGTTACGGCGTGGGTCGCCTCTCGCAGCTCCCCAGGGCCGCTACCCGCGCTGCCGTTCCCGCCCAGCGGCAGCAGAGCAGCGCCGGGGGGCTCCTCTTCGCCTCCCGCCGGCAGCCGCCCCGACGCGTTcatcgccgccgccgccgccgccgccgccgccgcctcctcgcTGCGGTCCGGACGGGCCCCACGGCGGGGGCTCCCCTTCCCGCTGCCCCGCAGCACGAACGCGgccgtgccgccgccgccgccgccgctccttCACggctgtccctgccatggcgCCGCCCGCCCCACCATGGCGGCCGCCTACCCGCAGCCACTGCGCCCGGGGCTCGGTCGCTTTCCCGCCCGGCGCATCCCTCTGCTGAAGTCACGGCCGAGgtgtggctgcagggagagggccCGCGGCGCACACagtcccagcccctgacctaCAGCTTGCGACGCGGAGAGCCCGCCGCACCCGTGACACCGGAAGGACGCCCTGCTGCTTGCTCCGGGAAAAGCTGCCGTGGGAAGAGGGGTgccggggtggggagggggtgctGTAGCCCCCAGGGCTTCTGGAGCTGCACGTCCCTTTCCAGCTTGGTTTGCAGCCATGGAACAAACACAGAGGTCCAGTTGAGCTGTGTgcaaacagcctcaagcactGTAGCAACTTCGGTTTTGATCGGTTTTTCCCTGCCCCACTGGTTTCCATCATCGCCCCCAGTGTCCCAGAACCGGCCATACGCCCTACATAAACACGATCAAGAACTCTTCCCAAgcaaggggca
Encoded proteins:
- the GPR75 gene encoding probable G-protein coupled receptor 75; this encodes MNASGRLPAGGEEEPPGAALLPLGGNGSAGSGPGELREATHAVTLAACVTLLALIFCLGSYGNLIVLLSFFDPALRKFRTNFDFMILNLSFCDLFICGVAAPMFAFVLFFDLTRGAPGAFCFTFHLTSSGFIIMSLKTVAVIALHRLRMVLGKQPHCAASFPCTLLLTLLLWATSFTLATLATLKTRGSRLCLPMSSFASDEGKIILYLYVTDFICCVAVVSVSYVMIAQALRRNAQVRKCPPVVAVDACRPQPFVEPLATMAREGMQSSVPALYRNQSYSKPQDVQMHGYAKHLGQPLATTAGRLKLVSAVNLSAAKDTRAVVTCIIIVLSVLVCCLPLGISLVQDMLSSSGGFVLYQFELCGFTLIFFKSGLNPFIYSRNSVGLRRRLLWCLQYVALVFFCCKQKTRLRAVGKGSLEVNRNKSSHHETNSAYMLSPKPQKKFVDQACGPSHSKESVLSPKASDGHQHYAQSSSTPMNTRIEPYYSIYNSSPSQEVSTPNSLQPANSAFVFAKPCLAMHYHTTNDLVRDYDRASTKQIPVPSVYP